A genomic region of Micromonospora sp. NBRC 110009 contains the following coding sequences:
- a CDS encoding SRPBCC domain-containing protein, protein MEYGSIERDVHVDASPEVVFEVISRPEHMREWWPDDARFEPVAGTPGELVWRNAETGETTSVALAVVEVDPPKRFSFRWCFSDPDRSGPSLLVTFDLTPTGAGTRIRMTEAGFREMGWEIAVLEEQYRDHVSGWDHYIPALGTYVTRLVAAA, encoded by the coding sequence ATGGAGTACGGATCCATCGAGCGCGACGTTCATGTCGACGCATCGCCCGAGGTGGTCTTCGAGGTGATCAGTCGGCCCGAGCACATGCGGGAATGGTGGCCCGACGACGCGCGGTTCGAGCCGGTCGCGGGCACACCCGGCGAACTCGTGTGGCGCAACGCGGAGACCGGCGAGACGACGAGCGTCGCACTCGCCGTCGTGGAAGTTGACCCACCGAAGCGATTCTCCTTCCGGTGGTGCTTCTCGGACCCGGACCGGAGCGGGCCCTCGCTGCTCGTCACCTTCGACCTGACCCCGACCGGTGCGGGGACCCGGATCCGCATGACCGAGGCCGGGTTCCGCGAAATGGGCTGGGAGATCGCCGTCCTCGAGGAGCAGTACCGCGACCACGTGAGCGGGTGGGACCACTACATCCCCGCGCTGGGCACGTACGTCACGCGGCTGGTCGCCGCCGCATGA
- a CDS encoding SRPBCC family protein gives MVDILHRVGVVAPLDDVYRAVATPAGIAGWWTTDTVGKSEVGGQLAFRFGDVGGFDMEILELDPSGRVRWRVTDGPEEWLGTEIDWRFDQRGDYTIVQFKHEGWREPVEFMHHCSTKWAMFLMSLKELVETGRGRPAPDDVQISDWH, from the coding sequence ATGGTCGACATCCTGCACCGGGTCGGCGTCGTCGCTCCGCTCGACGACGTCTACCGCGCAGTGGCGACTCCGGCGGGCATCGCCGGCTGGTGGACGACCGACACGGTGGGCAAGAGCGAGGTCGGCGGGCAGTTGGCTTTCCGGTTCGGCGACGTCGGTGGCTTCGACATGGAGATCCTGGAGCTCGATCCCTCCGGCCGGGTGCGGTGGCGGGTCACCGACGGCCCGGAGGAATGGCTCGGGACCGAGATCGACTGGCGCTTCGACCAGCGCGGCGACTACACGATCGTCCAGTTCAAGCACGAGGGGTGGCGCGAGCCGGTCGAGTTCATGCACCACTGCAGCACCAAGTGGGCGATGTTCCTGATGAGTCTCAAGGAGCTCGTGGAGACCGGGCGCGGCAGGCCGGCGCCGGACGACGTCCAGATCAGCGACTGGCACTGA
- a CDS encoding GntR family transcriptional regulator — protein MTMTYRRLTRDGNEPLWMQLMRELRGQIEAGDIGPDQPLPSEAELTDLYGVSRTVVREALRELVQQRMIYKVKGRGAFVAPRKTELRFVGSVSGSADDLRESGRRVTTHTISQALGSADQREAELLQIPVGEPVVRMRRLRRVDGQPWLLVDTALPARLVPGLERAVLENQSLYDVLRRRYGLEPVGADRWIEAVFPEPEDAALLEITTSMPLLGIESVAWLPDGTRFEAYHALHRSDQTRFFVGIR, from the coding sequence ATGACGATGACCTACCGGCGGCTCACCCGGGACGGGAACGAGCCGCTGTGGATGCAGCTGATGCGGGAGCTGCGCGGCCAGATCGAGGCCGGCGACATCGGTCCGGACCAGCCGTTGCCGTCCGAGGCGGAGCTGACCGACCTCTACGGCGTCTCCCGCACGGTCGTGCGAGAGGCCCTCCGCGAGCTCGTCCAGCAACGGATGATCTACAAGGTCAAGGGACGGGGCGCCTTCGTCGCACCCCGCAAGACCGAGCTGCGCTTCGTCGGCTCCGTCTCGGGCTCCGCCGACGACCTGCGCGAGTCGGGACGCCGGGTCACCACCCACACGATCAGCCAGGCCCTCGGCTCGGCGGACCAGCGCGAGGCCGAACTCCTGCAGATCCCGGTGGGCGAGCCGGTCGTCCGGATGCGGCGACTCCGACGCGTCGACGGTCAGCCCTGGCTGCTCGTCGACACGGCCCTGCCGGCCCGGCTGGTGCCCGGCCTGGAACGCGCGGTGCTCGAGAACCAGTCGCTGTACGACGTACTGCGCCGCCGGTACGGACTGGAACCGGTCGGGGCCGACCGTTGGATCGAAGCCGTCTTCCCCGAGCCCGAGGACGCCGCCCTGCTCGAGATCACGACCTCAATGCCGCTGCTCGGCATCGAGTCCGTGGCCTGGCTGCCGGACGGCACCCGGTTCGAGGCCTACCACGCGTTGCACCGCAGCGACCAGACCCGCTTCTTCGTCGGCATCCGCTGA
- a CDS encoding ArsR/SmtB family transcription factor, whose translation MSAAIDDDLWSAIGDPIRRTMIDLLLAGGPGTATSLSERLPVTRQAVSKHLAVLDRVGLVHAAPAGRERHYQVDEAQLARAVAQLSAVGATWDARLRRIKRIAEAIERNRNNQGG comes from the coding sequence ATGAGCGCGGCGATCGATGACGACCTGTGGTCGGCGATCGGTGACCCCATCCGGCGGACGATGATCGACCTTCTTCTTGCCGGGGGACCAGGCACCGCCACGTCCCTGAGCGAGCGACTACCCGTCACCCGGCAGGCGGTCTCGAAGCACCTGGCCGTCCTGGACCGGGTCGGCCTGGTGCACGCCGCGCCGGCCGGTCGCGAGCGTCACTACCAGGTCGACGAGGCGCAGCTCGCCCGAGCTGTCGCCCAGCTGTCAGCGGTCGGCGCCACGTGGGACGCCCGACTCCGCCGGATCAAGCGGATCGCCGAGGCGATCGAACGCAACCGCAACAACCAAGGAGGATGA